From Cellulosimicrobium sp. ES-005, one genomic window encodes:
- a CDS encoding phage holin family protein, which translates to MSFVVRVLVTGLAIWLTSLFIDEHFQIVGSDTAGGQVVIILVVALLYSLVNAIIKPIVQILSIPLYILTLGLFSLVVNALMLMLTAWITEQTDWGIRIIGGFWWALLAALIIGLINFAVSAVVPRAQDR; encoded by the coding sequence ATGAGCTTCGTCGTCCGCGTCCTCGTCACCGGCCTCGCGATCTGGCTCACGAGCCTGTTCATCGACGAGCACTTCCAGATCGTCGGGTCCGACACCGCCGGCGGGCAGGTCGTCATCATCCTCGTGGTGGCCCTGCTCTACTCGCTCGTGAACGCGATCATCAAGCCGATCGTGCAGATCCTGTCCATCCCGCTCTACATCCTCACGCTGGGGCTGTTCTCGCTGGTCGTCAACGCGCTCATGCTCATGCTCACCGCGTGGATCACGGAGCAGACGGACTGGGGCATCCGCATCATCGGCGGGTTCTGGTGGGCCCTGCTCGCGGCCCTGATCATCGGGCTCATCAACTTCGCCGTCTCGGCCGTCGTGCCCCGGGCCCAGGACCGCTGA